GAAAAAGCAAAAAGAAAAAATAGTTAAGGAGATACTATGGCAAGGTCTGTAAAAAAAGGACCTTTTATCGACGATCACCTGTTAAAGAAAGTTCTGAAAGCGAGAGAAACCAATGACAGAAAGCCCATAAAAACATGGTCACGAAGATCTACAATTTTGCCAGAGATGATTGGATTAACTTTCTTGGTTCATAATGGTAGAAGATTTACACCAGTTTATGTCACTGAGCAAATGGTTGGTCACAAATTGGGTGAATTCTCTCCAACTAGAACCTACAAAGGACACACTTCATTAGATAAAAAAACTAAAAAACAAGGTAAGTAGGACATTGCTTATGGAAGCAAAAGCAATATCGAATTTCTTGATTATAAGTCCAAGAAAGTTAAGACTGGTTGCCAATGAAGTAAGAGGATATTACGTTGATGATGCTTTGAGTATCCTCAGGAATATGCCTAAAAAGGGAGCACGCTTTTTGGAAAAAACGATCTTGTCAGCAAAAGCAAATTATTTGTTTCTAAACCAAAAAGCAGACGAGAAAAAAATTTATATTAAGAAACTTTATGTTGATGCAGGTCCGATCTTGAAGCGTTATC
The genomic region above belongs to Leptospiraceae bacterium and contains:
- the rplV gene encoding 50S ribosomal protein L22, which encodes MEAKAISNFLIISPRKLRLVANEVRGYYVDDALSILRNMPKKGARFLEKTILSAKANYLFLNQKADEKKIYIKKLYVDAGPILKRYRPRARGRAFRRLKRTSKITVVVAE
- the rpsS gene encoding 30S ribosomal protein S19; translated protein: MARSVKKGPFIDDHLLKKVLKARETNDRKPIKTWSRRSTILPEMIGLTFLVHNGRRFTPVYVTEQMVGHKLGEFSPTRTYKGHTSLDKKTKKQGK